Within the Clostridium scatologenes genome, the region GATTTGTTCTAAATATTATAGTTAATACACCATCTGCTGGTGAAACTATTGTATCTCCTGAACAATCAATAGCAACGCCATCTCCAGCAAGTTTATTAGCAAAAACTTCATCTGGTACCTCTGATAACTCCAATACTTTACCAGATGTAGGCGATATTACAGAATAATCTTTTTTTAATAAATCAAACATATTATACCCTCCTAAAGTTTATATTTATTTTTGTACATAATTTTCAATTTCTATTCCTGCCATTTTCATTAAATAAAGAGCATTTCTAGTTTTTGATATACCTCTTTGAAGCTTATAATCGAAATAAATTTTATTATCTTTATAATATTCTCTAAAATGATAATTTCTTATTTTATTATTACTTTCCTTTTCCAAAGCACCCAATTCTAAATCATGAGTAGATACTAAGCCTAATGTTTTTTCTTTACTTAAACTATTTATTAAAACTTTAGCTCCTGTATGTCTATCTAACGAATTAGTTCCTTTAAAAATTTCATCTAATAAGAAAAATATTTTTCTTTTTTCTTTAGAAGCTTTAACAATATTCTTTATTTTTAAAAGTTCTGCATAAAAAGAAGATATATTTTTTTCTAGATTGTCACTAACCCTCATACAAGTATATACTTTCATTATAGAACAATAAAAACTATCAGCAAATACTGCCGCCCCTGAATAGGCCAATACTAAATTAATCCCTGAGGTTCTAAGCAATGTGCTTTTACCAGACATATTAGAACCTGTTATGAGCGCTACATTATATGGTTTTTTTATTATTAAATTATTACATACACCTTTCTCTCCTAATAGTGGATGTGCCATATTCCTAGCCTGAAATACTAAATCATTTTCAACAATTCTAGGAATACACCATTTTGGATGATCATAATTTATAATTGATAAACTGCTCAATTCCTCAAACTGTCCAATAGTATTAATCCACTTTTGTAAACTCCCTCCACATTTTTCCTTCCACTTTTCTAATTCAAACATATATTGATAATCCAATAATAATAATGTATTTATAATTATATACATAGAATTTCTACGATCAGAAATTACATCACATAACTTTACTAATTTTTTTATTTGTTCAGATGCTTTATATTTATCATTTATAAGCTTACTTTTTAACTCTATTAAATATGCAGAATGAAATTTTTCTTTCTCAATTAATTTTATCATTTTATCATAGATCTTTATACTATTTTTAAATTCATAAACTACTCCCAAACTCTTAAATCTTTGACTCGCCTTTGGAATAAGCAAAAAAAACTGAAAAACTATTAATAATAATGGTATAGATCTAGATACACTATTAGTAACAAAATATAATATAATCATACTAATTGTAATAGCTGGTAACACCTTAAATATTAGAACTAAATATTTATTAGTATAGATAGAATTTCTATTCTTTGCTAATTTAATCATAGGTGATGGATCATTTATTTCTTCATTTATAATTTTTCCTTCTGCTTCAAACCTTTGTCTCCATTTAAGTTTTTTTGATAACTCTTTTATAGCCTCTTGTCTTTTTTCAATTTCTTCTACATTTTTTAAGCATGAAGAAAGCGAATCTCTTAACTTTCTTCTACCTACATAAGTATTAGCAGTATTAATCCATTGAAAAAGAGAACCCCTACCAAAAATATCTAAATCAAAGGAATAATTGTGATCTATATCTATAAATTCCTCACCATCATCAATGAAATTCTTCCATTTACTATTAAAGCGTTTTATACAATTATCATTTATTTTGCTAAGCACTAAAGAATAATTTCTGTTTCTTTTAATTTTTCCATGTATAACAACTACAAAAACAAATAATATTAAAAAGCATAAAAATGAACTTATACTTAAGTAAATATATTTTTTTGTATATAAAAATCCTGTTAATATAATTCCAACAAAAAAAATAATAAGCCTTACAGTACTCATAATACTTATAGCTCTATTTTGTCTTTTTACTAAATTTAAATAATTATTTTTTCTCTTCTCATAAAATTTTTCTCCAATTACCACTAAACATTTTCCTCCTCCTATGGAAGCCAATATATTTTTGTTTTTTAATCATATAAGGGTATCCCACCTTTATATTCTATTTATATAACTAAATTCCCTTTATTTTTGTGTTAATTTAACTTTATTATGCCTCATGCATACCTATTTATTTTACAACAAATCATATAACTATTATTATTGACAATTTCACACATACATTTCATTGTATTATAACTTTAGTAACATTTGTTACTGATTTATAATATATATTTACATATAATAAAAAATATCAAATTAAAGTTAAAATAATAATTCAGGAGGTTAGTTATGAGTTTGTTTTTAGGAAAAATTCACTATTGGTTATTTGATAAAATAAAATGGTTTGAAGGTTTAGAAAGTGAAATAGTAAA harbors:
- a CDS encoding MutS-related protein; amino-acid sequence: MVIGEKFYEKRKNNYLNLVKRQNRAISIMSTVRLIIFFVGIILTGFLYTKKYIYLSISSFLCFLILFVFVVVIHGKIKRNRNYSLVLSKINDNCIKRFNSKWKNFIDDGEEFIDIDHNYSFDLDIFGRGSLFQWINTANTYVGRRKLRDSLSSCLKNVEEIEKRQEAIKELSKKLKWRQRFEAEGKIINEEINDPSPMIKLAKNRNSIYTNKYLVLIFKVLPAITISMIILYFVTNSVSRSIPLLLIVFQFFLLIPKASQRFKSLGVVYEFKNSIKIYDKMIKLIEKEKFHSAYLIELKSKLINDKYKASEQIKKLVKLCDVISDRRNSMYIIINTLLLLDYQYMFELEKWKEKCGGSLQKWINTIGQFEELSSLSIINYDHPKWCIPRIVENDLVFQARNMAHPLLGEKGVCNNLIIKKPYNVALITGSNMSGKSTLLRTSGINLVLAYSGAAVFADSFYCSIMKVYTCMRVSDNLEKNISSFYAELLKIKNIVKASKEKRKIFFLLDEIFKGTNSLDRHTGAKVLINSLSKEKTLGLVSTHDLELGALEKESNNKIRNYHFREYYKDNKIYFDYKLQRGISKTRNALYLMKMAGIEIENYVQK